CCGGAGACTCTCCCCAGTAACTATTTGAAGCAGATTTCCCCCAGGATCCGGCAGCCATGACACTGAAGTAACCTATCCCCTCTGATGAATAATCAGTATCATAAAGATCAGGGAGTGCAAAAATAAGATGTCCCATTTCATGCACCATAATGCCCATTGTGGCCTGATGTGCATCGGAGGATGAACCCCTGTGGATTTCGCCAAATTGAGCATATCCACCAGCCCCGTTGTGATCAGCCCCAACAATTACACCGTCTAATTTAGGAGGACTTGTAATAGACCATTTATGCCCCCATACGGAAGGGGTATAATTGGCACTGTATGATCTCTCATAACCGGCAACAATAACTACAATAGCCAGTTCATTTGTATCAACGTATCCGTCACCATTAATATCAAATGATGCATAGTTAATATAAGGATCTGCTGCGGTAACAGCATCCTTTGTTATCTTCTGGTTCTGATTGCCTATATTGCCACCTGTATCCGGGTGGGCATATCCCAGGTTTACCCATCCAATAACGCCATTATTTGATGTGCCGAAAGACTCATTTGCAGGCTGCAAATTAACCTTTCCGTAAGAGGCCTTATTGAAATAGTCATTTATCCTGTTGCTCAATAATGAGGCAAAGCTGGTTTCCGAATAGGTCCCCGCCCTGTCTGTAAATTCAGCTAATATGAACAGTATCTTCCCATTGAAAGTCCCAAAAGGGGCTGCCAAAGGGGTGCTGAGAGCATTGACTGCAGGTGATTGAGTTAACCCTGAATTTGGATTGGCCTTTCTGAAATTAGGACTGGGCCGTACATGTCTTTGAAAATCAGGTTTGGGTAATTCGTTAGCAAGCGTATCGCTGAGAATCGGGGTATCACCTTCATAGCGGGAGACATAATGCCATCTGCCGTTCTTAGCCTTTTCGACGACATAACCGTCAACCGTTTCTATCCGGTGGTTCCATTCGTCCCCTTTAACCTTTACTTTAATGACTGTTCCATCAGGCTGAACAATCTCAGAGGTTTGTGGAGATGCTGGTACAGCAAACGAAACACCCGACACCCATAGACTTAAAACTGACAACGAAAGACAATAAATAATAAACTTTTTTACCATTTATCTATCTACGTTAATTAACAGGGATCACGTCAATCTCTTTTATCCAGAACAATCCCCCAAGCTCATCACCGGAAAATCTAACCTTTACCCTGATTCTTTTACCAAATATTTCAGGGGATATTTTCTCCTTGGAATAAAACAGGACAGTCTTGCCTTTTTTGTCTCTAAGGAAATCTGCTGTGGTTTCAACATGTTCGTAAGATTCTATTAAAATGGTTATTCTGTAGAGCGGCTGTTCCGGCACAATATTCAGAAGTTCAGAAGATACTATGGAATATTCCTCCACAGTACCTTCTATCACAGATTCATTGGGCACAGCAGGGACGGCAAGACTGTTTTTTGTGTTAAATGACAGAAATAGACTGATCAGGACGAGACATAAAGAAATTCTTCTCTGGTAAGGCAGAAACATATCCCGATATTCAACAACTATCTTCAAATTATTTTCCATAATCAATGTTCTCACCCCCGTGGAATACTATCGGTTGAATGTCCCTGCCTATACAGGAGATAATATGATGGCCTCTGTCTTTACTTTTTCCGGGATAATGACACTTAAGTCATTTGTTATCTCACTCAGAAACTCCACTTTGGCAAGCAGCATAAGGATGGAGGGCTACGAATAACGTGAGTTTATACACAGCCATCTATCTAGATGGCTGTGCTATTTATATTGTAGTTTATATAACTCGTATACATGAGGTCATGGAGTATAAAGCCATATGTGTACTGACGCCGGCAGTTCTGTAACGGCAATTAGGACGGTGGTTATACAGTGAGAATAAAGTCTTTTTTCAGGCCGCAATTGAGCGTACTTTTTTTTCTATCTCCGGCCAAATTGTACGCCAAGCAATCTTAAGATCGTAATCAGACTGAAGGTCAAGCCAAATCTCAGGTGATACCCCAAAATATTTACCAAGACGAAGAGCAGTATCAACGGTAATAGCACGCTTTCCATTTACTATTTCACTTATCCTGTTCGCTGGAACTGCAATATCTCTGGATATACGGTTAATACTGATCTCCATTGGCTTCATAAATTCTTCAATAAGAATTTCACCAGGGTGAATGGGTTCAAGTAATTTTATCCTTTTAGACATGATCTCCTCCTCTTATTTATCATGATAATCTATAATCTCAACATCAAATACATCTCCTTTATGCCACACGAAACAGATCCTCCACTGATCATTTATCCTTATGCTGTACTGCCCTTTTCTGTCACCTTTAAGAGCTTCAAGCCTGTTGCCAGGAGGTATCCGTAAGTCCCCCAGCTTTCTGGCACGATGTAGATACAGTAGTCTTCGTCGAGCTACACGTTCAAATGATCTAAAGCGTTGGACATTACAATCTTTAAATATCTTCTCAGTATCTTTACATCGAAATGACCGGATCACTATTACACTCTATTACGTCACACATAACATGTCAAGAGGGATAGCCCAGGGGTCAGGACATACATGGCACATCGTGACTCCGTCGGGTAAATTTGATTTCCCTGGCAAGATGGAGAAAAAGGTAACAGCATACTGAACTTCTGCTGTGAACTATAGGGCTGAGTATGCCCTCTCCGGAATAGCAATTTATCGCAGTCCTGAAAGATTGGTTATGGCACAACTAATCTGTTTATGAGGGTTATATGAGGTTTCGTTATGACAGGTTAACTTTTTTTATTTCCAGGCAGTAGGAACTTTAACACAATGTTGAGGTAAGAATTTTAAGGACATGGAGGATAGTATGAACTCGGGGGCAAGGCTCGTATAGCAGGCCATCGAATTACTGTTCAGGATATCGTTATATTACATGAACGTATGGGAACAAGTGTAGATGAAATCGCTACTGAACATGGCATCACATTATCAGCTATATATGTTGCTCTGACATATTATTATGATTATCGTAAAGAAATAGATGAGACCATCCTGGCTAATGAAACATTTGTTGCTGAACTGCGCCGTAAAACTTCATCCAAGCTGAAAGACAAAATCGGTGGATAAACCACTAACGTTTTACATGTATGAACATGTCTCTATTTTAGTCTCTCAAACTCTGCGACGGCGTGGCGTGAAAGAGTACCTAAGATTTGCAGCCGAGACAGGCCGCACCGTCTTTCACAGGATGCCGACTTTCCCCGCCTCCAAGCAGCCGGATTCCCTCTTAAGGGAATTGTCTACGCACCGCAACAGACCCCTGTCAGAAACATAATTCGCGGCCTGATACTTATTTACGATCTGTATACCCCGGAAGACATGTTTAATCACATTAAGTTCTTGTGATTCAGACCTATTACACAGGATAAGGTAATCTCCACCTGCCCCTATTCCCCTGTCCTGAAGCTATAATCATCACTCTCCGTCATACCTCCCTTGCCATCATCTGCCACTACCTTCCAGTAATACGTCGTGTTGGGCTTTAGATTGGTTACTGTATAGGTCATATAATTTTTTTCGTCAACGTTATTGCTGCCGGTCTTATCTGTTCCACTGCCACATGACGTAAAGATCAAACCTCCTGCAAATATTACTGCCACAATGAAAAGCCCTATCCTCTTCTTATCCCTTGACATTCCTCCAAAGGCTATTATCCCCAGCAGCCCTATCAGACCGGCTGAAAATCCCGCCGCCCTCGCAGTACGGTTGTTCCCTGAAGTGTCAGACACTATTATTGGATCTATTCCTGCAAAACCCGGGTCCTGGCCAATGAAGAGCCTGTAGGTAATGTGGTCTCCATCCGTATCCGAACACTTCTCCCATTTCAGGGTATATGTCGTGGCTATACCGCTGCTACCGTTTTCAGGTTTGGCAAGATTCGGCTTTGTCGGCAGCTTATTATTGTTTGGTGTTGCAGAACCGCCAAGGGCTACAGTCATAGGGTTCTCATCAGGGTCGTTCGACTGGATATTAAGGCTTGAGTTAAATGTCCCTGATCCCATTGGAGCAAACCTTACCTTCATATTACACGACTGATTTGGTGCAAGGGTCTGATTAGAACAGTTGTCCTCCTCTGCAATTATGCTATATGGCCCGGATGGTACGGTAATGCCCGATATCGTAAGAGGGCTGTTACCCTTATTGCTTATCATTATCTCCTGATCAGCAGTCATCCCGCTTAATATATTAGGAAAACTAAGATCAACTGACGAGACATCTATATCAGGACTTCCAACGCTGGCACCTGTACCTGTTAGAGATACTGTCACAGGGTTTTCATCCGGATCGTTCGACGGGATATTGAAGCTGCTGTTGAATGCCCCGGCAAATCCAGGTGAGAACCTGATGGTTACTGTACAGCCTGAGGATGGAGACAGTGTCTTGCCTGAGCAGTTGTCTGATACCTTGCTGAATGATGAAGACGGATTTGTGATGGACGTAATGGTAAGGCCAGCATCACCATCATTTATTACAGATACCGTCCTCTCTGAAGCGGAATCAACATTTACACTGCCAAACGGCAGCGTTACAGGGCTGACGGTTATATCAGGGGCAGTTGCCTTTTTGACAATACCCTCATCCACCTGTCCGTTACAGTTATCATCCACACCGTTGTCTGCCTCTGCTGCACCGGGCTTGATTGAGGCATTGTTATCATTGCAGTCTGTGCTGTTAGAGACATAACCAGAGGGCTGTGTACATGCCTGGGTAGTAAGCGTTGCACTACCGTAGGTATCTCCATCTGCATCACGGTAGTAGGTGTTTTTTACACCTTCGTCTACCTGACCGCTACAGTTGTCGTCTACAGCATTACAGATCTCCGCAGCTCCAGGATTGATAGATGCGTTGCCGTCATTGCAGTCCGTGCTGTTCTCGGAATAGCCCGCCGGCAATGTACATGCCTGAATAACCTCAGAGGCATTTCCATAGGCATCTCCATCCGCATCACGATAATAGGTGCTCAGTACACCCTCGTCTGTCTGGCCGTTACAGTTGTCGTCCACATTATTACAGATCTCCGCAGCCCCAGGGTTGATCGAGGCGATGGCGTCATTACAGTCAGCGCCGTTTACAGAATAGCCCGCCGGCAGTGTACATGCCTGAATAACCTCAGAGGCATTGCCGTAGGCATCTCCATCCGCATCACGATAATAGGTGTTCAGCACACCCTCGTCTACCTGGCCGTTACAGTTGTCGTCCACATTATTACAGAGCTCCGCAGCCCCAGGGTTGATCGAGGCGATGGCGTCATTGCAGTCCGTGCTGTTCTCGGAATAGCCCGCTGGCAGTGTACATGCCTGAATTGTTTCCGAGGCATTGCCGTAAGTGTCTCCATCTGCATCACGGTAGTAGGTGCTCAATAACCCTTCGTCTATCAATCCATCTAAATCATTGTCCACTCCGTCGCAGACCTCCGGGATACTTCCTGCATTCAGGGGATTACTGCCTGCTGCAATCTCATCTGCGTCACTAATCCCGTCATTGTCGTCATCAGGGTCACAGGCATCACCCATACTATCCCCATCCGTATTGGTCTGATAGGGGTTTGGATCAGAAGGACAGTTATCCATGGTATCCCTGATGCCATCACCATCAATATCAGTGACCATATCTATATGCGTGGCAAAACCTGTAGTCGCGAGGCATGATTCACCATTCGATGTCTCCACCTCTATCCAGTAGCTGCCCGATACAGGCTCATGATCTGGCGTAATATCAATATGGAATATATGCACACCGGTTCCGATAAAGGCTTCTGACACCCCGGTTTCAACCGCTGGCACCGCATCCCAGAGATCATCATCATACCGGACAACAAGGCTGCTACCTGTGGCAAGGAGGCTCGGGTTGAACAGGGACACCTCCACCCGCACCGTCTCTCCAGGATTAAACCGTGTCTTTACCTGACCGGTTCCAGGATCAAGCGTGCGTACTGAGCTCACCGTCGGGCACTCTGGAAGGGCTGTAAGGTCCCTGCTGCAGGAGAGAGGGGCTATCCGTTGTTGAACCAGCGTCGCTGCCTCTGCCTCTGATCCGGCACAGACAGGCACTGTAAGTGACACTACATCCATCGCCACTGTAAAGTCCGAGTTCGCACGGTAATGCCCGCCATTCATATGTTGAGTAGCCACTCTGACAGAGTTTCGGGCAATGCCGCTCTGGGCATAGTTGAGGATATCCGGAGGGAACAATGCCCCCTTTTCTCCGACTGGCACCTGGTTTAAAAGGCTCATTACAGGCTTCTCATTCAAAGAAAAGAATGTATCATAAGGACTGAGGCTATAGCCTGGATTCCTTGCATAAAAACTCGCATAGAGGCCGGCCCTGTCTATATTATCCTGCGTCAATCCCTGTGGCGTATTAAATGCCAGTGTAAAGTTAGGTACGTTCTGACAATAGGCATCCCTGATATTCAGGCACAGAGTCTGCGGCGGAACAGGAGCAAGGTAGACAGTCTTTCCTTCCCCGCACCCGATCGTGATCGGATAACTTGTCTCTCCCATGCCTGTCCTTGCCAGCAGCAGACCTGAAAGATCCTTATCTGCCATCAATACAATATCCACAAATTCTCCTGAACGCAGCTCTCCATGGTTAATCGCAGGCTGCATCAGGATATGCGGACGGCTCAAATCATCAGTCGTCACCACGAGGTCTGTAACAGGGTCTCCAAGGTTTGTGACCCTGTAAGCAGCCGTTAATGTCGAAGGATCCGTTGAAACCTCTGTGATCTGGAGATTAAACACCGGCTGGCGCACATATACCGTCACTGGGGCATAGGCCACAACAGGACGGGGGGATTCAGGGTCAGTAATGACCTTAAATTGCATGGAGTATTGAGAGGCCCTTGCATCCTGTGCGTGGAAGGCCACCTCAACGGTCCTTACCTCACCTGCGGGGAGCGATATCACCTGATCTATACTCCCATCACCACGAAAGCCTGCAATAAGGTCAGGTGAGGGATTAAGTATAGTCAGCAGCAGGTCATGTGCCGCTGTGTCTATGTTTCGCACCGTGATATATGCAGGCTGTTCATAATCCCGCTCTATGTTAAATACATAAGGCGCATCATCAAAGACAATACCTGCTGAGATAAATACAGAGCGCATTCCGGATTGTGACTCACCGCAGGCAGACTGTGTATGGACATACCAGTCATAACTGCTGTACCAGGCCAGGCTGTCAATGCTCGCCTGATGTCCTGTGCCGAAGGCACCGTCAGCCTGTGTGAAGCCTGCCTCTGATCCGGTGCGGTAGAATACCTCGGTAGTACCGGGGGAATCTGTCAGCCACTGGACACTCATCTGATTTGATGAAAGCATATCATCAACACCGGGGGTTATATCTGAAATTATGGGGTCTCTGACTACTTTAAGAATGGCGCTGTCTGTAACCCCGATACCGATGAGAGGCGTAGCCCTTACAACAAACGGATAGCCAAGAAGAGGCATTTCACAATCCTCTGGCAGATGTATGGATAGCAATATCCGTCGTTCCTCACCTGCAAGAAGCATTATCTCCGTGTCAGAAAGGGTGTACCAGGATGGATCCAGTCCTTCTACGGTAATGGATAACGTATCCGGGAAAAGGCGGGAATTGCGCACCATCACCTCGAAAGAATTGCTCCCGCCGATGGAGACAGCAGCCGTTTCCGGATCCACTGCAACCTCAACAAGGTTTACCTGACGTGGATTCTGGTTATATTTATACTCCGAAATATTATCCACACCATCACCGTCCGGATCGCCAGCCGGGCCGTTGACAGGGTTAATAGTCCCGTCATCAGAAGGATCAAGGTTGTGGGCCGCCTCCCATCCATCAGGCATGCCATCTCCATCCGTATCACGGTTATGAGGGTCTGTACCCAACTGCCACTCGCGCAGGTTGGTCAAGCCATCCTTATCAGAATCCTGAGTCGCATCAGACGGGTCATTGGGATTCAAGCCGTGTGATGTTTCCCAGTCATCAGGCATGCCGTCGTTGTCAGAGTCGGTACGCACAGCCGTAAAGTCTATCCCGGTCACATCCGTTCCGGCTACTGTTAAAGGAATGTTGACAGGGTTAAAGGTATATCCGCCTAAAGCAGGTGTTATCGTATAGTTTCCATCGGTAAGGCCGTTGATACTGTAGTTACCATTGGCATCGGTGATGACATTGGCAGAGGCATCACTGCTCAGCGTCACAGTTACCCCGCCTAATCCCGCGCCATTCTCAGTCACGGTTCCAATGATTGAATGAACCGAAGGGCCAACCTGTCCGGAACGTACTGGCCACATGTAGTCGTCGCCGGACTTATGGACAGCGCTCATTAAGCCATCCCACACATCGATGTTCCACGCGTAGTTCGAGCTGCTGGCAACTCGTGAAGTAGACGTCCAGTAAGAAAACTGCACATTCATAAATGGGTATCCTAACGGCAAAGCCGGATTATATCGTGAAAAATCAGTAAGGCTATTCATTTCTTTTCGATCTGGAAGGTGCCAGTCATCATAACCACATAGAATCAGGCCATTGGCGTAATCTATTGCCTGCTGCCATGTTCTTGTAACACTGTCTGGTGACCTTACCCACATAAGACCAGTCAGATTGTCTGTGACACAATCGGCCTCTGTTCCTGTGCCAACAGTGAACCTCGGACTTGGCCATGACACACCCGCTCGGATCTCCCCGTCCTGTCCTGTCCCTGTGCAGGAAACTAAACTTCCGACGCTATTATAACAAGTCGTCTGCCCTGTCTCCCAAAGTTGTGCCACCCCGGACTGTTCGGAACGAACTGGCCACACGTAGCCGTTGCTGGACTTATTGTCAGCGTCCGTACGGCCATTCCACATACCGACTTTCCACGCTGCAATCGGGTATCTGGCGTATGCTGTAGACGACCAGTAGTAGTAAGATTGCCCATTGATGAATCCCTGCGTGTTCAGCCAAGCAGTCGAATCGCTTTGTCCTGCATTGATCAGGCTCTCAAGCTCATTGACATTGGGTAGATGCCAGTCAGAGTAGCCGAGGAAATTGTTGGAATTCAGACATGCCACATAATCCAGAGCAACCTGCCATGTCTTTGTGGTGCCAGGAGAACATGCAGATGGCCCTGGTGCATTGCCATCCTGTGTCCACATCAGGCCAGTCAGTCCATCAGTAACTGTGCCATCACCGTTGTCTATAAATCGTGGATCAGGCCAGGGAATACCTGCCTGTATGTCTCCATCCTGCCCTGTTCCTGCACAGGAAATAACCGTCCCGCTTGGGTCATAACATGTTGTCTGTCCGGTTCGGGGAAGTTGAATGACGTTATTATTTCCAGAGTAAGCAGATCTTCTCGTCATGACCCCGAGCATATAACCATCAACTCCGTTCCATTGAGTAAAGATAATAAGATCCTTATTGAGTCCTACTGTTCCATGTAAGTAAGGATTACCTGTCTCAGTTGCTACTCCATTTGTATCTATAGTGAAAGTACCGGGAGCAAACTCTTCTGTTCCATAGCTAAACGTCGCCGATGCGGTATAACCTCCAGAAGGATCAATTAAGAAATTCCCATGAACCCATCCGCTTCTCTGCGGGGCATCACCGGAAAGCAGGCCGTGCAAACTCCAATTGCCTGCAATGTCGCTCTGGACAATATTACTTCCCCTCCTCTGCAATATGAAGAGATCATACCCTCCACCGCCGTCATCCATAGTCCCGACAATCGTATTTTTGTCTATGGACATCACGGCATGAAATGATGTTGAGCCAACGAAAGTCACCATCCCGCTGCTGTCAATATTCATAGTACATGATGTTGAATTTTGACTTGTATCACCTCTGATGTTCAGATAATTAGACCCCACACAATTGCCAGCTCCATCAATACTCGTATCCCAGTGTGCCCATCCAACTAATTGCGGGCTGTCACCAGATACTAATACGTGTACATACCAGTCACCGGCGAGGTCACTCTGGGTAAAGCCGCTTCCGCTTCTCTGAAAAATTATAAGGTCATATCCCCCGCCCCCGTCATTCATTGTGCCTACAATTGTATTGGTGTCTAAGGACATCACAGCATGATATGATGGCTGTCCTGGTAAGGTTACTACTCCGTTACTATCAATATTCATTGTCCCTGTAGTTGAACTCTGACTGGTATCACCACCGCTATTCAAGTAATTAGAGAAGGCATAGTTTCCAGCTCCGTCAATGTTTACATCAGCATGTGCCCACCCAAGCCACTGAGGACTGTCCCCTGATGTGAGCAGATGAAAGTTCCAGTTGCCTGCGAGATCACCTACTGAAAAGGTCCCGGACTGGTAGGCCGTAAAGTCTATCCCGGTCATATCCGCTCCGACAACTATTACAGGATAATTGACAGGGTTAAAGGTGTATCCGCCCAAAGTGGGCGTGATCGTATAGTCTCCATCGGCAAGGCCGGAGAAACTGTAGGTCCCATCGGCCGCTGTGATCGTCACGGCGGAGGCAGCGCCGCTGAGGGTCATGGTCACTCCGGGTTGGCCCAAGCCATTTGCTGTTACTGTTCCTGAAATAGAATGCGATAATTCTCCAAATTTCACCACAAAGACATCATAAGTCCCATTGAATGTCGTGTCATACGCCCCAGGGGTAGCGGGGAAATTAGTCGAATACGTCCTCCCCGTGACATAAGCATTACCTGAGCCATCCACCGCTATACCAAACCCCCTATCATCGCTACTCCCCCCGATGAATGCGGAGTAGGTAAAGGTCGAACCCGTGGCATTGAGCCTCAACACAAAGACATCATAACTCCCATTGATTGTTGTATTATACGCCCCTGAGGTGACGGGGAAATTGGTTGAGGAAGTCAACCCCGTGACATAAGCATTACCTGAGCCATCCACTACACTGTCAGCACCCCAATCATAGCCATTCCCCCCAATAAAGGTGGAGTAAACGAGGGCTGAACCTGTGGCGTTGAGTCTTAGCACAAAGACATCCGCATCCCCGTTGAATGTCGTATCATAAGACCCGATGGTAACGGGGAAATCGGATGAGAATGTACCCCCGGTGATATAAGCATTCCCATAGCTATCTACCTCGATAGCTCCAGGCCCATCATGACCACTTCCACCAATAAAGGTGGCGTAGGTGAGGGCCGAGCCCGTGGTATTAAGCTTTAACACAAAGACATCATAAGTCCCATTGAATGTCGTGTCATACGCCCCAGGGGTGGCCGGAAAATCGGTTGAGGATGTCATCCCAGTGATATAGGCATTCCCATAGCCATCTACCGCAATGCCACCTCCTCTATCGTCACCACTCCCCCCGATGAAGGTAGAATAGCCAAGGGCTGATCCCATGACATTGAGCTTTAACACAAATACATCATTACCCCCATTGAATGTCATGTCATACACGCCGACTGTGGCAGGGAAGTTGGTTGAATATGTCACCCCCGTGACATAGGCAGTCCCAGCGCTATCTACCGCAATGCCATAGGCATAGTCACTGCTACTTCCACCAATAAAGGTGGCGTAGGTGAGGGCCGAGCCCGTGGTATTAAGCTTTAACACAAAGACATCATAAGTCCCATTGAATGTCGTGTCATACGCCCCAGGGGTAGCGGGGAAATTGGTTGAGGATGTCATCCCCGTTACATAAGCATTGCTTGAGCCATCCAGCGCAATGTTCCAGCCCCAATCATCTCCACTACCCCCAATGAAAGTGGAGTAAACGAGGGCTGAACCTGTGTTATTGAGTCTTAAAACAAACACATCATAACTCCCATTGATTGTTGTATTATACGCCCCTGAGGTGACGGGGAAATTGGTCGAAGATATCCTCCCCGTGACATAGGCATTCCCAGAACCATCCACTGCAACCGCCCAACCTTCATCTTCGCCACTCCCTCCCAAGTATGTGGAATAGGAGAGGATTGGGTCAATAATGAGGGGATGGTTTTTTTTATAGTCATCCACCTCAAAGCTGTAGGCAAATTGTCGGGAGAGGCTTCCTGAGTGCCCCTCACCCTTGCCATCTCCCGCAAGGGGAGAGGGGTTATATGATAAAGAGTGCGATGGGGAGGGTAATATCTTGGATTGATTTGCTTCACCTTCGCTTCGCTCATGGCTTTGGCTCACCGCAAGTATTGATGTAACGTCCCCTCTTGCAATGACAAACCTTCCATCCACCGCAATCCGCTTTCCGTCTATCTCCTGATAGATGACTGGCTTCTTCTGGATGATACTTCCTTCCGCTAGGACTATTTCGAGGTCCCCATTATCTGCTACCTTAAGATCTTGTATCCCCTCATAGGCAAATCTCACACTGGATGGGTCTGAGCCAGGCTTGACGATGATGTCGTATTCCATCTGCCGGTTGTTACCGTAAAATTTGATATCAATACCGGGATAAATCTCTTTATAGATTACAGCACTGTAGGTGGATATGTTGGTGCGCCATTTTGCAGGGTCGTTTCCGATGAAGTAGTTGACTATGCCTTCCTGAATATCCTCTGCAATGATTTCCGGATTCTTGTTAGCGTCGAGAAAAATGAGTTTGACAACTTCGGAGGTGCGGCTGTGATCACCCTCACCCTGGCCATCTCCCATGTGGAGAGACGGCAATGTTTTAGATTGCTTTGCTTCGTTTGCAACGCCAAGTGGAACATTGGAATTCTCGATGACAGTATTCTTGCCTGTCTCTGTCGTAGTATACAAACTAAAGTCTTTGCCTACATCGGGGGTATCATTCCGCCTGCTGCTTAGTGCCTGTTTCGTGTTCGTTAATAATATGGAAACGCTGTCTTTTGTAAAGAATGTAGTTCTGCCACTCCCCTTCTCATAGAACTTGACCTTTTCATCAATCTGACCATTATTTCGAATGAAGAAAAGGGGTAGCTTGCCGTAGGACTCTTGAACCTTTGACTTTGTAGTTTCATCTATAACTCCAGTTTGTATCTCTATTGGACTGGGCCAGGACATACCAGCCTGCATGCCTACATCCGGAACGGCTCTAAGCACTGTCTCAGAGGTCGATGCCCTACTAGTTTGTCCGGCAAAGAGGCTTATACAAAAACTTACGGCTAAGATAACAATAAGGCGATAGAGAGATCGCCCTGAAATAATGTTAGGCATTATTCTCATTAACCACGAACATATTCTATTAGCCGAGTTCATTTGAAAACCCTCCTTCAAAGTTATAACTGTAGTCGCCAGAACGACAATAGATCCCCTTAACCTAATAAGATATCAGCTTCATTTTGACCGACATTATAACACACCAAAAGTCACAGATTGGTCACATATTCGGGCTTTTTTGAAATATTTTTTGATTTTAAGAGGTGAGACTTATCTCAGAGTCTAAGGGGTAATTTTGGCTTAAATTTCTCGGCCCGTCAATCCATAACATATTACCCCGCTCCTTCCAATGTCTTTCCCTTCAAAAAACATTTCCTGACTATCTTTATACGTTATCTTGTCCACCTCATCTAATAGCCCCCTCTTTAGAAGTAATACTTAACCCCGACCCGCAGATCAAAGCGATGAAGGTCAAGATCATCGGTCCCTTTCTCCGTTACGGTAGTAAAACCATTACTTATTGTAAGGTCATGATTTGAACTTGCTTTGCTGTATGTAAAGCCACCCTCAAATGATAGGGCCCAATCGTCATTGAAGAAATAGTCCGTTCCGCCCTGGAGGTGAAACGCAACAGAATTATCAGTCTCAAAGGAGCAGGTGACGCTTAAGGCCCGACATTCTTCTTTTACCTGGGAGGAAAACTCCGAAGAATTTAAAGAATACCCCGCCCCGATGCCAAAAAAGGTGGAAAATCCTGGAGACCCCGCCTTTCCCCGGTACTGTAGAGTGGCCATCAGGGTAGTCATGGTTACTTCAGCGATCGGATCGTTTAAGTTGGTGGCGGTTACATCATGGGCAGAGCGATCAAGGGAAATTTCAAAAGCACTATTTTCTC
This genomic interval from Nitrospirota bacterium contains the following:
- a CDS encoding outer membrane beta-barrel protein, producing MKRLIAVVMGIILWFFGIWTMIDTVHAKSIQGRYSIGANVAAVGPVAQNDAGPLGWLELDSSTGFGFTFTRGWGENSAFEISLDRSAHDVTATNLNDPIAEVTMTTLMATLQYRGKAGSPGFSTFFGIGAGYSLNSSEFSSQVKEECRALSVTCSFETDNSVAFHLQGGTDYFFNDDWALSFEGGFTYSKASSNHDLTISNGFTTVTEKGTDDLDLHRFDLRVGVKYYF